In one Flavobacteriales bacterium genomic region, the following are encoded:
- a CDS encoding DUF3108 domain-containing protein, which yields MARTSTFLLAGLGLLTMAFAQSDRPAEPPPAPAAPSGFRTVNHSAFKPGEKLTYIVHYGIVNAGEAVVELKEGDQEIMGRKVWRAVGRGRSLGAFNAFYKVDDYYESHFDAQGVFPWIFQRRVSEGGFEFSQDYMYKQHRGEVTTQKNQTHKVPSSVQDMLSAFYYARTLDFSNAKPGDVYTIETFLDDELWPLQMKFMGKETIKLRNGRYKCMRFQPVVQEGRIFKTNDDLNVWITDDGNKIPVLAQAKVLVGSIKMELSDYEGLSHPIAKL from the coding sequence ATGGCACGCACATCCACTTTCCTGTTGGCGGGTCTCGGCCTTCTCACCATGGCCTTCGCCCAGAGCGACCGTCCTGCTGAACCCCCGCCCGCCCCGGCGGCGCCGTCAGGGTTCCGGACGGTGAACCACAGCGCCTTCAAGCCGGGCGAGAAGCTCACCTACATCGTGCACTACGGCATCGTGAATGCCGGTGAGGCGGTGGTGGAGCTGAAGGAGGGCGACCAGGAGATCATGGGCCGCAAGGTGTGGCGCGCCGTGGGACGCGGCCGCAGCCTGGGCGCGTTCAACGCCTTCTACAAGGTCGACGACTACTACGAGAGCCACTTCGATGCACAGGGTGTGTTCCCGTGGATCTTCCAGCGCCGGGTGAGCGAGGGCGGCTTCGAGTTCAGCCAGGACTACATGTACAAGCAGCACCGCGGCGAAGTGACCACGCAGAAGAACCAGACGCACAAGGTGCCCTCCAGCGTGCAGGACATGCTCAGCGCCTTCTACTACGCGCGCACGCTCGACTTCAGCAACGCCAAGCCCGGCGACGTCTACACCATCGAGACCTTCCTCGACGACGAGCTGTGGCCGCTGCAGATGAAGTTCATGGGCAAGGAGACCATCAAGCTGCGCAACGGCAGGTACAAGTGCATGCGCTTCCAGCCGGTGGTGCAGGAGGGCCGCATCTTCAAGACCAACGACGACCTCAACGTGTGGATCACCGACGACGGCAACAAGATCCCCGTGCTGGCGCAGGCCAAGGTGCTGGTGGGCTCGATCAAGATGGAGCTCAGCGACTATGAAGGGCTGAGCCACCCGATCGCGAAGCTGTAA
- a CDS encoding peptidoglycan DD-metalloendopeptidase family protein: MKRWVKWGIGGAVAAAAVYVLIGVDVRPHVEYVEEPVAADTATLPLPAPTVFGVSMEGLTLRESKVRPGATFSSILTAEGVPLAVAHAVAERAQGLFDVRRLRAGHPFAFLTPDTAGATPRYFIYEADPVRYVVFHLLPENLYVTVGERPVETSQHAIACTVTGALYNDLAAAGADPVLAVLLSEVFAWTVDFYRIQKGDVFSVTYAERTVEGQRVGPPEVLAARYTSGGVAKAAFRFGEGKQAAYYDEDGNSLRKAFLKAPLKFSRITSGFTMKRLHPVQKVMKAHLGTDYAAPYGTPILAVGDGVVEQAGRTGGNGNFVKVRHNSVYTTQYLHMRRILVKQGQRVQQGDVIGEVGSTGLATGPHVCFRFWKNGQQVDHRREEFPSAEPIAAADRAAFTALRDSLGTGLDEAEQALAQGRLVNF; this comes from the coding sequence ATGAAGCGGTGGGTGAAGTGGGGCATCGGCGGAGCCGTGGCCGCAGCGGCGGTGTATGTGCTCATCGGCGTGGACGTGCGGCCGCATGTGGAGTACGTGGAGGAGCCCGTGGCCGCGGACACCGCCACGCTTCCCCTGCCGGCGCCCACGGTCTTCGGCGTCTCCATGGAGGGCCTCACGCTGCGCGAAAGCAAGGTGCGCCCCGGCGCCACCTTCAGCAGCATCCTCACCGCCGAGGGCGTACCCCTGGCCGTGGCCCATGCCGTGGCCGAGCGCGCCCAAGGGCTCTTCGACGTGCGGCGCCTCCGGGCCGGGCATCCCTTCGCCTTCCTCACGCCCGACACCGCGGGCGCCACGCCGCGCTATTTCATCTACGAGGCCGACCCCGTGCGCTACGTGGTCTTCCACCTGCTGCCCGAGAACCTCTACGTCACCGTGGGCGAGCGACCCGTGGAGACCAGCCAGCACGCCATCGCCTGCACGGTGACCGGCGCGCTGTACAACGACCTCGCTGCGGCGGGCGCCGATCCCGTGCTGGCGGTGCTGCTGAGCGAGGTCTTCGCCTGGACGGTGGATTTCTACCGCATCCAGAAGGGCGATGTGTTCAGCGTGACCTACGCCGAGCGCACCGTGGAAGGGCAGCGCGTGGGCCCGCCCGAGGTCCTGGCGGCCCGCTACACCAGCGGCGGCGTGGCCAAGGCAGCGTTCCGGTTCGGCGAAGGGAAGCAGGCGGCCTACTACGACGAGGACGGCAACAGCCTGCGCAAGGCCTTCCTGAAGGCGCCGCTGAAATTCAGCCGGATCACCAGCGGCTTCACCATGAAGCGGCTGCACCCGGTGCAGAAGGTGATGAAGGCCCACCTCGGCACCGACTACGCCGCACCCTATGGCACGCCCATCCTGGCCGTGGGCGATGGCGTGGTGGAGCAGGCCGGCCGCACCGGGGGCAACGGCAACTTCGTGAAGGTGCGGCACAACAGCGTGTACACCACCCAGTACCTGCACATGCGCCGGATCCTGGTGAAGCAGGGCCAGCGCGTGCAACAGGGTGATGTGATCGGCGAGGTGGGCAGCACCGGGCTGGCCACCGGGCCCCACGTGTGCTTCCGCTTCTGGAAGAACGGCCAGCAGGTGGACCATCGGCGCGAGGAATTCCCCAGCGCCGAGCCGATCGCCGCAGCCGACCGCGCCGCCTTCACCGCCCTGCGCGACAGCCTGGGCACGGGCCTCGATGAGGCCGAACAGGCGCTGGCCCAAGGCCGCCTGGTGAACTTCTAA
- a CDS encoding NAD(P)H-binding protein: MRILLAGASGLVGGSVLEQALSAGGITGVASLARRSSGIRHPKLTEWIPGDGDLLSALRPEPVDAVICCLGTTIRKVGGDQARFMHVDKDLVVGLARWARQLGVRSFAVVSAIGADARSRVFYNRVKGEMEQELKGMGFPELHIFHPSILTGPRKEKRTGERIGIVVAKALAPLLPDKYKPMPHDVLAKALLNCIGKPGGTHAHRAIRALAGA, translated from the coding sequence ATGCGCATCCTTTTGGCAGGGGCTTCGGGCCTCGTGGGCGGGTCGGTGCTGGAGCAGGCCCTGAGCGCCGGTGGCATCACGGGCGTAGCATCCCTAGCGCGGCGCTCCAGCGGAATCCGGCACCCCAAGCTCACGGAATGGATTCCAGGCGACGGCGACCTCCTTTCCGCTCTGCGCCCTGAGCCGGTGGACGCGGTAATCTGCTGTTTGGGAACAACCATCCGCAAGGTGGGCGGCGACCAGGCCCGGTTCATGCACGTGGACAAGGACCTGGTGGTGGGCCTGGCGCGCTGGGCCAGGCAGCTGGGCGTGCGCAGCTTCGCCGTGGTGAGCGCCATCGGGGCGGATGCGCGGTCGCGCGTGTTCTACAACCGGGTGAAGGGCGAGATGGAGCAGGAGCTGAAGGGCATGGGCTTCCCCGAGCTGCACATCTTCCACCCCTCCATCCTCACCGGCCCGCGCAAGGAGAAGCGCACCGGCGAGCGCATCGGCATCGTGGTGGCGAAAGCCCTGGCCCCGCTGCTGCCGGACAAGTACAAGCCCATGCCGCACGATGTGCTGGCGAAGGCCCTGCTCAACTGCATCGGCAAGCCGGGCGGCACGCATGCGCACCGGGCGATCCGCGCGCTGGCAGGCGCTTAG
- a CDS encoding transcriptional regulator: MPFAPLDPVLHNQLRLAVMSLLVGVDSADFNFLLERTGATRGNLSVQISKLKEAGYIEVTKSFKDNYPNTSCRVSSTGLAAFEAYVAAIKGYLGK; the protein is encoded by the coding sequence ATGCCCTTCGCGCCGCTTGACCCCGTGCTGCACAACCAGCTGCGGCTGGCGGTGATGAGCCTGCTGGTGGGCGTGGACAGCGCGGATTTCAACTTCCTGCTCGAACGCACCGGCGCCACGCGCGGCAACCTGAGCGTTCAGATCTCCAAGCTGAAGGAGGCGGGCTACATCGAAGTGACGAAGAGCTTCAAGGACAACTACCCCAATACCTCCTGCCGGGTCTCGTCAACAGGGCTGGCAGCATTCGAGGCCTATGTAGCCGCTATCAAGGGCTACCTGGGCAAATGA
- a CDS encoding chromophore lyase CpcT/CpeT produces MRRLVLLSLLVLPCWSYAQRTRALEQLAYTMAGSYTSAAQAQADSSYFEIELEMVRIWPKRRDGAWFYVEQATAASKEKPYRQRIYHLREENDSTFISRIHTIKGGATFFGAYKDLVKLATLSPDSLVALEGCDITLRRRGDTYVGSTEEGRCPSTREGASYTTSEVVLSADRMVSWDRGWNADGRQVWGAEKGGYVFLKRTR; encoded by the coding sequence ATGCGCCGCCTCGTCCTCCTATCCCTTCTTGTGCTGCCCTGCTGGTCGTACGCGCAGCGCACCCGCGCCCTGGAGCAACTGGCCTACACGATGGCCGGTTCCTACACCAGCGCGGCACAAGCACAGGCCGACAGCAGCTACTTCGAGATCGAACTGGAAATGGTGCGCATCTGGCCCAAGCGGCGGGATGGTGCCTGGTTCTACGTGGAGCAGGCCACGGCCGCCAGCAAGGAGAAACCCTACCGCCAGCGGATCTACCACCTGCGCGAGGAGAACGACAGCACCTTCATCAGCCGCATCCACACCATCAAGGGCGGTGCGACCTTCTTCGGTGCCTACAAGGACCTTGTGAAGCTGGCCACGCTTTCCCCCGACTCGCTGGTGGCCTTGGAGGGTTGCGACATCACCCTGCGGCGACGCGGCGACACTTACGTGGGCAGCACCGAGGAGGGACGCTGCCCCAGCACCCGCGAAGGGGCCAGCTACACGACCAGCGAAGTGGTGCTCAGCGCCGACCGCATGGTGAGCTGGGACCGTGGCTGGAATGCCGACGGCAGGCAGGTGTGGGGCGCTGAGAAGGGCGGCTACGTATTCCTGAAGCGGACCCGGTGA
- the ispG gene encoding (E)-4-hydroxy-3-methylbut-2-enyl-diphosphate synthase: MSVTALAPWQYCPSLTRYERWRTRAVRIGDIGIGGHNPIRVQSMTTTDTMDTAATVAQSIRMIEAGCELVRITAPSKKDAENLAEIKKRIRAAGFNAPLVADIHFTPNAAEVAARIVEKVRVNPGNYADKKKFDVREYTDAEYAEELERIRERFTPLVRICKEHGTAMRIGTNHGSLSDRILNRYGDTPEGMVESAFEFLRICRDENYHEIVLSMKASNVQVMVQAYRLLVHRMMAEGWDYPLHLGVTEAGDGEDGRVKSAAGIGALLEDGIGDTVRVSLTEDPEFEIPVARALVDRYNDRRGHAPIPEVAQVPVDPFSHQRRHSREVLNIGARHVPVVMADLSGRKEITPATLFAWGYRYSVPLDKWNITDQACDYAFIGKHTINFEIPGTLGIVQEHATWLTNKSKERHYPFLTKKDYLGGAERHPQFNLVYATLPDLDDAFITALKADPTAVLLIDTHNAHGMAEQRRLFFELIAQECPVPVIIGRAYGAISNDTLVLHSSTDMGPLLIDGLGDGVFIADEQGGREDLVCRTAFGILQATRTRTSKTEYISCPSCGRTLFDLQETTAKIRARTSHLKGVKIGIMGCIVNGPGEMADADFGYVGTGPGVITLYREKEVVKRNVPSEQAVDELIALIKEHGMWVEAEG; the protein is encoded by the coding sequence ATGTCCGTGACCGCCCTCGCCCCCTGGCAGTACTGCCCCAGCCTCACCCGCTACGAACGATGGAGGACGCGCGCCGTCCGCATCGGCGACATCGGAATAGGTGGCCACAATCCCATCCGGGTGCAGAGCATGACCACCACGGACACCATGGACACGGCCGCCACCGTGGCCCAGAGCATCCGCATGATCGAGGCCGGGTGCGAGCTGGTGCGCATCACCGCGCCCAGCAAGAAGGACGCGGAGAACCTGGCCGAGATCAAGAAGCGGATCCGTGCAGCGGGCTTCAACGCCCCCTTGGTGGCCGACATCCACTTCACGCCCAATGCCGCGGAAGTGGCCGCCCGCATCGTGGAGAAGGTGCGCGTGAACCCCGGCAACTACGCCGACAAGAAGAAGTTCGATGTGCGCGAGTACACCGATGCGGAATACGCGGAGGAACTGGAGCGCATCCGTGAGCGCTTCACCCCGCTGGTGCGCATCTGCAAGGAGCACGGCACCGCGATGCGCATCGGCACCAACCACGGGAGCCTCAGCGACCGGATCCTGAACCGCTACGGCGACACGCCCGAGGGCATGGTGGAGAGCGCCTTCGAGTTCCTGCGGATCTGCCGCGACGAGAACTACCACGAGATCGTGCTGAGCATGAAGGCCAGCAACGTGCAGGTGATGGTACAGGCCTACCGCCTGCTGGTGCACCGCATGATGGCCGAAGGCTGGGACTACCCGCTGCACCTGGGCGTGACCGAGGCGGGCGACGGCGAGGACGGGCGTGTGAAGAGCGCGGCGGGCATCGGCGCGTTGTTGGAAGATGGCATCGGCGACACCGTGCGCGTGAGCCTCACCGAGGACCCCGAGTTCGAGATCCCCGTGGCCCGCGCCTTGGTGGACCGCTACAACGACCGCCGCGGCCACGCGCCCATCCCCGAGGTGGCGCAGGTGCCCGTTGATCCTTTCAGCCACCAGCGCCGCCACAGCCGCGAGGTGCTCAACATCGGCGCGCGGCATGTGCCCGTGGTGATGGCCGATCTCAGTGGCCGCAAGGAGATCACACCCGCCACCCTCTTCGCCTGGGGCTACCGCTACAGCGTGCCGCTGGACAAGTGGAACATCACCGACCAGGCGTGCGACTACGCCTTCATCGGCAAGCACACGATCAACTTCGAGATCCCGGGCACGCTGGGAATCGTGCAGGAGCACGCCACCTGGCTCACCAACAAGAGCAAGGAGCGGCACTACCCCTTCCTCACGAAGAAGGACTACCTCGGCGGTGCGGAACGCCACCCGCAGTTCAACCTGGTGTACGCCACACTGCCAGACCTGGATGACGCCTTCATCACCGCGCTGAAGGCCGACCCCACCGCCGTGCTGCTCATCGACACGCACAACGCGCACGGCATGGCCGAGCAGCGCCGCCTGTTCTTCGAACTGATTGCGCAGGAATGCCCGGTACCGGTGATCATCGGCCGGGCCTATGGAGCGATCTCGAACGATACGCTGGTCCTGCACAGCAGCACCGACATGGGTCCGTTGCTGATCGACGGCCTGGGCGATGGGGTCTTCATCGCGGATGAGCAAGGCGGTCGCGAGGACCTGGTGTGCCGCACGGCCTTCGGGATCCTGCAGGCCACCCGCACGCGCACCAGCAAGACCGAGTACATCAGCTGCCCCAGCTGCGGGCGCACGCTCTTCGACCTGCAGGAGACCACGGCCAAGATCCGCGCGCGGACCAGCCACCTGAAAGGCGTCAAGATCGGCATCATGGGCTGCATCGTGAACGGCCCCGGTGAGATGGCCGACGCCGACTTCGGCTACGTGGGCACGGGCCCCGGCGTGATCACCCTGTACCGCGAGAAGGAAGTGGTGAAGCGCAACGTGCCCAGCGAACAGGCCGTGGATGAACTGATCGCACTGATCAAGGAGCACGGCATGTGGGTGGAGGCGGAGGGCTAA
- a CDS encoding DUF4230 domain-containing protein codes for MDRIKGLLILLAVGLLVFFLTREAYRPDTPSEAVSSTVLLERVRPVLKLVTVEGDFTELYTYRDNSAAWFDWTKELSWNQKQAILRVTARASVGYDLDGMKLEFDEGSRTVRLLGMDKPKLLALEHDVDYYDLEEGTFNTFSAADHTRINAQAKELIRGKVAASGLYAAAEAQRNEMLQVLKAVVENAGWTFDDRVSPVDGRAWIKD; via the coding sequence ATGGACCGCATCAAGGGCCTGTTGATCCTGCTGGCCGTCGGCCTGCTTGTCTTCTTCCTGACGCGGGAGGCCTATCGGCCGGACACGCCCTCGGAAGCCGTGAGCTCCACGGTGCTGCTGGAGCGGGTACGGCCCGTGCTGAAGCTGGTCACCGTCGAGGGCGACTTCACCGAGCTCTACACCTACCGCGACAATAGTGCGGCCTGGTTCGACTGGACCAAGGAGCTGAGCTGGAACCAGAAACAGGCCATCCTGCGGGTGACCGCTCGGGCCAGTGTGGGCTACGACCTCGATGGGATGAAGCTGGAGTTCGACGAAGGATCGCGCACCGTGCGCCTGCTGGGCATGGACAAGCCGAAGCTGCTCGCCCTGGAGCACGATGTGGACTACTACGACCTGGAGGAAGGAACCTTCAACACCTTCTCCGCCGCGGACCACACCCGCATCAACGCGCAGGCCAAGGAGCTGATACGCGGCAAAGTGGCGGCCAGCGGCCTGTATGCGGCCGCCGAAGCCCAACGCAACGAGATGCTCCAAGTGCTGAAGGCTGTGGTGGAGAACGCGGGCTGGACCTTCGACGACCGCGTTTCGCCCGTGGACGGTCGCGCCTGGATCAAGGACTGA
- a CDS encoding DMT family transporter, with translation MRSRQQALGLLHLTVLIWGFTGIFGKLIQQGTLHLVYTRTVIAVAGLALMAWWMGRSLHWRTPKLGVYLLTGLIITGHWITFYGAIKISTASIAAACLSTSTVFTALLEPFWFKRRIRAYEVVLGVVVIGALLLIFGLESGHRLGIAVAVLSALLSAWFNIINAVLVRRDNAFRISFYEMASVAVVMGLGLAIAGDLPPPLWDLPTSDIIYHLLLGLVCTSFAFVTGIVVMRQLSPFTVMLTVNLEPVYTILIALLIWGEEERLQPGSYLGIAIILICLFVNGWYHRRSAIAEVAEPDPLGRG, from the coding sequence ATGCGCAGCCGCCAACAGGCCCTCGGGCTCCTGCACCTCACGGTGCTCATCTGGGGCTTCACCGGCATCTTCGGCAAGCTCATCCAGCAGGGCACCCTGCACCTGGTGTACACGCGCACGGTGATCGCCGTGGCGGGATTGGCCCTCATGGCCTGGTGGATGGGGCGGTCGCTCCATTGGCGCACGCCCAAGCTGGGCGTCTACCTCCTCACCGGGCTCATCATCACCGGGCATTGGATCACCTTCTACGGTGCCATCAAGATCAGCACGGCCAGCATCGCCGCTGCCTGCCTGAGCACCAGCACCGTCTTCACCGCCCTGCTCGAGCCCTTCTGGTTCAAGCGGCGCATCCGCGCGTACGAGGTGGTGCTCGGCGTGGTGGTCATCGGGGCCCTGCTGCTCATCTTCGGGCTGGAGAGCGGGCACCGGCTGGGCATCGCCGTGGCGGTGCTGAGCGCACTGCTCAGCGCCTGGTTCAACATCATCAATGCGGTGCTCGTGCGCCGCGACAATGCCTTCCGGATCAGTTTCTACGAGATGGCCAGCGTGGCGGTGGTGATGGGCCTGGGCCTGGCCATCGCCGGCGACCTGCCTCCGCCGCTCTGGGACCTGCCCACCAGCGACATCATTTACCACCTGCTGCTCGGCCTCGTCTGCACCTCCTTCGCATTCGTCACCGGCATCGTGGTCATGCGGCAGCTCTCGCCCTTCACCGTGATGCTCACCGTGAACCTGGAGCCGGTGTACACCATCCTCATCGCCCTGCTCATTTGGGGCGAGGAGGAGCGGCTGCAGCCGGGTTCCTACCTGGGCATCGCCATCATCCTCATCTGCCTCTTCGTCAACGGCTGGTACCACCGCCGCAGCGCCATCGCCGAGGTGGCCGAGCCCGATCCGCTGGGGCGCGGGTGA